One genomic segment of Polynucleobacter sp. MWH-UH2A includes these proteins:
- a CDS encoding DNA-3-methyladenine glycosylase I — MKSLIRCPWCEGFDLYRQYHDTEWGVPLRDSRQLFELLILEGAQAGLSWSTVLKKRESYREAFNFFDPKKIAKYDDKKISELLTNPGIVRNRLKVAATIGNAKAYLALEKSGQPFNEFIWSFVQNKPIQNKRQSSNEVPARSLESDAMSKALLQAGFKFVGTTICYAFMQASGMVNDHLISCHRYAAVKKKSATYTQ; from the coding sequence ATGAAATCATTAATACGTTGCCCGTGGTGCGAGGGTTTTGATTTGTACCGCCAGTATCACGATACCGAATGGGGTGTTCCTCTACGTGACAGCAGGCAGCTATTTGAATTGCTGATACTAGAGGGTGCCCAAGCTGGTCTTTCTTGGTCAACTGTCCTTAAGAAGCGCGAATCTTATCGTGAAGCTTTTAATTTCTTTGATCCAAAGAAGATTGCCAAATATGACGATAAGAAGATTTCTGAGTTATTGACAAATCCTGGAATTGTTCGCAATCGCTTAAAAGTAGCTGCCACTATAGGCAATGCCAAAGCTTATTTGGCACTAGAAAAAAGCGGGCAGCCATTTAATGAATTTATCTGGTCCTTTGTACAAAATAAGCCCATTCAAAATAAACGCCAATCTTCGAATGAAGTACCTGCAAGATCCCTTGAATCTGATGCAATGAGTAAAGCACTCCTACAGGCAGGATTTAAGTTTGTTGGCACAACGATATGCTATGCATTTATGCAAGCGAGTGGAATGGTTAATGATCATCTTATATCTTGTCATCGATACGCTGCAGTGAAAAAGAAATCAGCAACATACACCCAATAG
- a CDS encoding tetratricopeptide repeat protein, giving the protein MASIELGQSNLERGRNDAAYEIFMDLAQNDLNDDALYALTKMCWDGKLNAEQLAKFYEFQNSSSSLGNGYALFNVGLMHEKGMGLIKQDYKIAVQYYEKAIKHEVMDAYCNLGSIFVLGTGMEQGVPRNVERGAELLAVGANEGSRQCAYTLGSLYGKGEFIAQDLKKAFYFLTLAALAKHDQAHRVLHIFQVTHKGDFTEQFDAAQNQFWKIENMRRLYKCI; this is encoded by the coding sequence ATGGCATCAATCGAATTAGGACAGAGCAATCTTGAGCGTGGCCGCAATGATGCAGCATATGAAATCTTCATGGATTTGGCCCAGAATGATTTGAATGATGACGCTCTATACGCATTAACCAAGATGTGCTGGGATGGCAAGCTTAATGCAGAGCAGTTAGCCAAGTTTTATGAATTTCAAAATTCTAGTAGCTCGCTAGGCAATGGTTATGCTCTCTTTAATGTGGGGCTGATGCATGAAAAGGGTATGGGGCTAATAAAGCAAGACTATAAGATTGCTGTGCAGTATTACGAAAAAGCCATTAAGCACGAAGTCATGGATGCGTACTGTAATCTAGGCAGTATTTTTGTTCTCGGAACCGGCATGGAGCAAGGCGTTCCGCGTAATGTTGAGCGTGGTGCTGAGCTTCTGGCTGTTGGCGCTAATGAAGGCAGTCGCCAGTGCGCTTATACACTGGGCTCTTTATACGGAAAAGGCGAGTTCATCGCCCAAGATTTAAAGAAGGCATTTTACTTTTTAACCTTAGCTGCTCTAGCAAAACACGATCAAGCCCATAGGGTATTGCATATTTTCCAAGTTACGCATAAAGGTGACTTTACAGAGCAGTTCGATGCTGCCCAGAACCAATTTTGGAAAATTGAGAATATGAGGCGTCTCTATAAGTGTATTTAA
- a CDS encoding MAPEG family protein gives MLLVTSIIASVLTIIFIKLSFAVIGLRRKNKVGLGSGGYEDLERAIRAQGNFAEYVPFGIILIAGLELNGAPSWLVVIPGIALIIGRLIHAKGINVPPPDFSKRVMGMKFTFGTLISLVALNLGWSLYKLFV, from the coding sequence ATGCTACTAGTCACTTCAATCATTGCCTCCGTTTTAACCATCATCTTTATAAAACTCTCTTTTGCGGTCATTGGCCTTCGAAGAAAGAACAAAGTGGGCTTAGGTAGCGGTGGTTACGAAGATCTTGAAAGGGCGATTCGTGCCCAAGGTAATTTTGCTGAATACGTTCCCTTTGGAATCATTTTGATTGCTGGCTTGGAATTAAATGGTGCGCCCTCGTGGTTAGTCGTGATTCCTGGGATAGCACTCATCATCGGTCGCTTGATTCACGCCAAAGGAATCAATGTGCCTCCGCCTGATTTCAGCAAAAGAGTGATGGGGATGAAGTTTACTTTTGGAACGCTTATTTCACTGGTGGCGTTGAACCTCGGGTGGTCGCTTTATAAGTTGTTTGTTTAG
- a CDS encoding YoaK family protein — protein sequence MAIKFLQLLTSPQRSTKTNFQLGCLLAFVAGAVNAGGFLAISRYTSHMSGIISGIGDDLALSNILAVLGGITLLVSFIMGSATTAMLVNWGQRKRIHSQFALPLLVEAFLLLCFGLLGANLNLYTSLTVPTIALMLCFVMGLQNAIITKVSRAEIRTTHMTGVVTDIGIELGKLFYWNRSEEANKKGHVRANKQKLKAHALILSMFLIGGIVGALSFKKVGYGSVIPLSLVLVVIAGLQIYRDIRVIVKGRTSCALVDSAPGQQEIPKPP from the coding sequence ATGGCAATTAAATTTTTACAGCTTCTCACTAGCCCACAGCGTTCAACTAAAACCAATTTTCAATTGGGATGCCTGCTTGCGTTTGTTGCTGGAGCGGTAAATGCTGGAGGTTTTCTTGCTATTAGTCGCTACACATCACATATGAGCGGGATTATTTCTGGCATTGGCGATGACCTTGCTTTAAGTAATATTCTTGCTGTTTTAGGCGGCATCACTTTGCTCGTCTCATTCATTATGGGCTCGGCAACTACGGCAATGTTGGTGAACTGGGGGCAACGCAAACGCATCCATAGCCAATTCGCATTGCCGCTATTAGTAGAGGCATTTCTATTGCTTTGTTTTGGCCTTCTTGGAGCAAACCTTAATTTATATACATCATTGACTGTGCCCACAATTGCCTTGATGTTGTGTTTTGTTATGGGCTTACAAAATGCCATTATCACTAAAGTATCGAGAGCGGAAATTAGAACAACGCATATGACAGGTGTTGTGACTGATATTGGAATTGAGCTGGGCAAATTGTTTTATTGGAATCGATCAGAAGAAGCGAATAAAAAAGGTCATGTAAGGGCAAATAAACAGAAGCTAAAAGCACACGCTTTAATTCTTTCAATGTTCTTAATTGGGGGGATTGTTGGAGCTTTGAGTTTCAAGAAGGTTGGCTATGGCTCAGTAATTCCTCTGTCGCTTGTCCTCGTCGTCATTGCCGGCCTACAAATTTATCGGGATATAAGGGTGATTGTTAAGGGTCGAACATCCTGTGCCCTGGTCGATTCCGCCCCGGGCCAACAAGAAATACCAAAACCACCTTAG
- a CDS encoding potassium transporter Kup yields MSISNPEYSQSTILRPIEIKSDNHNKGSLPALTLAAIGVVFGDIGTSPLYALKECFSPEHGVPFSQDAVFGVISMVFWAFLIVVSLKYVLFVMRANNHGEGGILALMALALRTAPANSKRALTIMMLGVFGACMFYGDAVITPAISVLSAVEGLEIVSPQFTKYVIPITLTILVALFLIQKKGTALVGFLFGPIMVAWFLVLGLMGAYNVIDNPNILLAANPIFAVNFLLEHSLQAFIVLGAVFLVLTGAEALYADMGHFGIRPIQYAWFLLTMPCLLINYFGQGAMLLSNPEAISNPFFLMVPEAYTLCLVILATMATVIASQAVISGAYSMTSQAILLGFVPRMKIAYTSDKEVGQIYMPTINWMLLALVIAVVLAFKQSSNLAAAYGIAVTTTMVITTLLAAVVMKVVWKWNSIFVTMIIGTFLLVDFAFFAANALKIAEGGWFPLLLGALCFLLLITWYRGRMLLRQKAIEGGIPLEAFIKSLLVSEPIRVNGTAVFLTAHVDYVPVAMLHNLKHNQVLHKRVIFLKMSIWDVPYVEDKDRINLKEMGGGVYLVRAMYGFKETPDINQIMELLTTQYDIKCEPMETSYFLARDTVVPSAIPGMALWREKLFAWMYQNAAKPSDFFSIPTNRVVELGAKVEI; encoded by the coding sequence ATGTCTATTAGCAATCCTGAGTATTCACAATCTACTATTCTTCGCCCAATTGAGATTAAGAGCGATAATCACAATAAGGGTAGCCTACCCGCTCTAACGCTTGCTGCAATTGGTGTAGTTTTCGGAGATATTGGAACTAGTCCCTTATATGCGCTGAAAGAATGCTTTAGTCCCGAACATGGCGTTCCCTTTTCTCAGGATGCGGTATTTGGGGTGATATCGATGGTCTTTTGGGCTTTTCTGATTGTTGTCTCGCTTAAATATGTTCTGTTTGTTATGCGGGCAAACAATCATGGTGAGGGTGGCATATTAGCCTTAATGGCTTTAGCTCTCAGAACGGCTCCAGCAAACTCTAAGCGAGCATTAACCATAATGATGCTTGGTGTATTTGGTGCATGCATGTTTTATGGAGATGCTGTTATTACCCCTGCGATTTCAGTGTTATCAGCGGTTGAGGGCCTTGAAATTGTTTCTCCGCAATTCACGAAGTATGTCATTCCCATTACGCTCACCATTCTTGTTGCCTTGTTTCTGATTCAGAAAAAAGGCACGGCTTTAGTGGGTTTTTTATTTGGGCCAATTATGGTGGCTTGGTTCTTGGTTCTGGGATTAATGGGTGCATACAACGTTATTGATAACCCAAATATTTTGCTTGCGGCCAATCCAATATTTGCCGTTAATTTTTTACTTGAACACTCTCTACAGGCGTTCATAGTTTTGGGGGCGGTATTTTTGGTATTAACTGGCGCAGAGGCTCTCTATGCTGATATGGGGCACTTTGGTATTCGACCTATTCAATATGCATGGTTTTTATTAACAATGCCTTGTTTGCTCATAAATTATTTTGGGCAAGGAGCTATGCTCTTATCTAATCCAGAGGCAATATCAAACCCATTTTTTCTAATGGTGCCTGAAGCCTATACGCTTTGCCTGGTAATCCTAGCAACTATGGCCACTGTCATTGCTTCGCAGGCAGTGATTTCTGGTGCGTATTCAATGACAAGCCAAGCTATATTGTTAGGTTTTGTGCCACGCATGAAAATTGCCTATACATCAGACAAAGAGGTCGGGCAAATTTATATGCCAACAATTAACTGGATGTTATTGGCTTTAGTCATCGCCGTAGTGCTGGCTTTTAAGCAATCTAGCAACCTGGCGGCCGCCTATGGAATAGCTGTAACTACCACAATGGTAATCACCACATTGTTGGCGGCAGTAGTTATGAAAGTTGTATGGAAGTGGAATTCAATATTCGTGACGATGATTATTGGTACTTTCCTTTTGGTAGACTTTGCTTTCTTTGCGGCTAATGCTCTCAAAATAGCTGAGGGTGGATGGTTCCCATTATTGCTTGGTGCGTTGTGCTTCCTTTTGTTGATTACTTGGTACAGGGGCAGAATGTTGTTGCGTCAAAAGGCAATCGAGGGCGGCATTCCACTTGAAGCATTTATCAAGTCATTATTGGTAAGTGAACCAATTCGAGTAAATGGCACAGCAGTATTTCTAACGGCGCATGTTGACTATGTTCCTGTGGCAATGCTTCATAATCTTAAGCACAATCAAGTTCTACACAAGAGAGTCATTTTTCTCAAAATGAGCATTTGGGATGTTCCTTATGTTGAGGACAAGGATCGAATTAACTTGAAAGAGATGGGTGGTGGAGTTTATCTAGTAAGAGCAATGTATGGCTTTAAAGAGACTCCAGATATTAATCAAATTATGGAGTTGCTGACGACCCAATACGATATTAAATGTGAGCCAATGGAAACTTCCTATTTCTTGGCTCGCGATACGGTTGTTCCTTCCGCAATTCCGGGTATGGCATTGTGGAGAGAAAAGCTATTTGCTTGGATGTACCAAAATGCTGCTAAGCCATCAGATTTTTTCTCAATTCCAACAAACAGGGTGGTTGAGCTAGGGGCAAAGGTAGAGATTTAG
- a CDS encoding response regulator, translating to MISDYILVVEDDEQIAHFLVASLSAAKHLPKLAKSLEEANKCLGENTPKLMILDLGLPDGDGKDLIQKIRKQFDFPIIVLSARQEEQEKIIALNEGADDYLSKPFNVEELLARINVCLRRTLKMSMRDQRYQYKDLIIDVSAGLVMCEGNEIHLSPIEHKLLMLLATKPGKIFTQRQLLSEIWGPEYVDDTHYLRIHMGRLRAKVEKVSAEPEYLLTELGIGYRLAIS from the coding sequence ATGATTTCAGATTACATATTAGTCGTTGAGGATGATGAGCAAATTGCTCATTTCTTAGTGGCTAGCTTGAGTGCCGCAAAACATCTTCCTAAGTTAGCTAAATCTTTAGAAGAGGCAAATAAATGCTTGGGTGAAAATACCCCAAAGCTAATGATTCTGGATTTGGGTTTGCCTGATGGTGATGGAAAAGATTTAATTCAGAAAATAAGAAAGCAATTTGATTTCCCGATTATTGTTTTATCAGCAAGGCAAGAAGAGCAGGAAAAGATTATTGCTCTGAATGAAGGCGCGGATGATTATTTGTCCAAACCTTTTAATGTAGAAGAGTTACTGGCAAGAATTAATGTTTGTCTCAGGCGCACTCTGAAGATGTCTATGCGTGATCAGCGTTATCAATACAAAGATTTGATAATTGATGTCTCTGCTGGGCTTGTAATGTGTGAAGGTAATGAGATTCATCTAAGTCCTATAGAGCACAAATTGTTGATGTTATTAGCTACAAAGCCGGGCAAGATTTTTACTCAACGCCAATTGCTTTCGGAAATCTGGGGTCCTGAATATGTGGATGACACCCATTACCTCAGAATACACATGGGTAGATTAAGAGCTAAGGTAGAAAAAGTATCTGCTGAGCCCGAGTACCTATTAACAGAGCTTGGCATAGGTTATCGCTTAGCTATTTCATAG